From Bifidobacterium sp. ESL0790, one genomic window encodes:
- a CDS encoding MFS transporter, producing MSEQQTSGSAQNKTLDKGGKSIVALMVALMAAIFAFQLNASMLSPALTTMQYELNTTSAQIGLTQTVFFTSCAVFSLFLPRLGDLVGRKKVLLGILVLTAVGCLVSAIAPNVVVLMIGRIIQGVAGPVVPMTLIMLHNQVTEDERYARLMSILTAVNGGIGGVDAILGGWLAGTFGFRSVFLVMVAVAVIAIVLVIFFAQESHAEETPRMDWVGVFFLCVAFVAAYLAINEIEKLAEANWTMVAIGIVIAVVFFVVFWNVEKKSHAPMVTTKYLKQRRTWGLLLTTLTMMTAIFAVMNGVVPAMAQDAKVGVGLSANVVSFATLTPYALVGLVFGPVAGVLASKFGYHKVLRAGMLVSALGVLLGIYTAFQPSIWALVLTSLVLGVSYAGTVNIMLNGLGVVLSPADNTGYLPGLNAGGFNLGAGLSYVVLYAVMNAFTTSQGPRAGYAISLVVSVVMVLVAFAFSFLIPHEGEEK from the coding sequence ATGAGTGAACAACAAACAAGCGGGTCCGCCCAGAACAAGACCCTCGACAAGGGCGGCAAGTCGATCGTCGCGTTGATGGTCGCGTTGATGGCGGCGATTTTCGCCTTCCAGCTCAACGCCTCCATGCTTTCGCCGGCGTTGACGACGATGCAGTACGAGCTGAACACCACCAGCGCGCAGATCGGCCTGACCCAGACGGTGTTCTTCACCTCGTGCGCGGTCTTCTCGCTCTTCCTGCCCCGTCTGGGCGATCTGGTCGGGCGCAAGAAAGTGCTGCTCGGCATCCTCGTGCTCACCGCCGTGGGCTGCCTTGTCTCGGCCATCGCGCCGAATGTCGTCGTGCTGATGATCGGCAGGATCATCCAGGGCGTCGCCGGCCCCGTCGTGCCGATGACCCTGATCATGCTGCACAACCAGGTCACCGAGGACGAGCGCTACGCCAGGCTCATGTCGATCCTGACCGCCGTCAACGGCGGCATCGGTGGCGTCGACGCGATTCTGGGCGGCTGGCTCGCCGGCACCTTCGGCTTCCGCTCCGTCTTCCTGGTCATGGTCGCCGTGGCGGTCATCGCTATCGTCCTGGTCATCTTCTTCGCCCAGGAGAGCCACGCGGAGGAGACCCCGCGCATGGACTGGGTCGGCGTCTTCTTCCTGTGCGTCGCCTTCGTGGCGGCCTACCTGGCCATCAACGAGATCGAGAAGCTCGCCGAGGCCAACTGGACCATGGTCGCCATCGGCATCGTCATCGCGGTCGTGTTCTTCGTGGTCTTCTGGAACGTGGAGAAGAAGAGCCACGCCCCGATGGTCACCACCAAGTATCTGAAGCAGCGTAGGACCTGGGGTCTGCTGCTCACCACGCTGACGATGATGACCGCCATCTTCGCCGTCATGAACGGCGTCGTGCCCGCCATGGCGCAGGATGCCAAGGTCGGCGTCGGCCTGAGCGCGAACGTCGTCTCCTTCGCCACCCTGACGCCTTACGCGCTGGTCGGCCTCGTCTTCGGCCCGGTCGCCGGTGTGCTGGCCTCCAAGTTCGGCTACCACAAGGTGCTGCGCGCCGGCATGCTGGTCAGCGCGCTCGGTGTGCTCCTGGGCATCTACACCGCCTTCCAGCCAAGCATCTGGGCCCTCGTGCTCACCTCGCTGGTGCTGGGCGTCTCGTACGCGGGCACCGTCAACATCATGCTCAACGGCCTGGGCGTCGTGCTCTCGCCGGCCGACAACACCGGTTACCTGCCTGGCCTGAACGCCGGCGGGTTCAACCTCGGCGCTGGCCTGAGCTACGTGGTGCTCTATGCGGTCATGAACGCCTTCACCACCTCGCAGGGCCCGCGTGCCGGATACGCCATCAGCTTGGTCGTTTCCGTCGTGATGGTGCTCGTGGCCTTCGCGTTCTCCTTCTTGATCCCTCACGAGGGTGAAGAGAAGTAG
- a CDS encoding nucleoside hydrolase — protein sequence MPKKIILDSDPGHDDAVAILLAVGNPKIDLLGVTTVGGNQSLDKVTYNARAMLEAAHATDIPVHAGCDRPLVQPLDTAASIHGETGLDGVELPKPTRPLDKGHAVNWIIDTIMSNEPGTITLVPTGPLTNIAMAARMEPRIVERVKEVVLMGGGYHVGNWSAVAEFNIKVDPEAAHVVFNEPWPVTMVGLDLTHQALCTPAVQKRIEGLGTDLSSIVCGLMNFFRKSYQDNQDFVDPPVHDPCTVAYLIDPDIVKTRRCPVDIELRGELTQGMTVADLRGPEPSAEECHTQVAVKLDFEGFWNLIIDAIKRIG from the coding sequence ATGCCCAAGAAGATTATTCTGGATTCCGATCCAGGGCATGATGACGCGGTGGCCATTCTGTTGGCCGTCGGCAATCCGAAGATCGACCTGCTGGGCGTCACCACCGTTGGTGGCAACCAGAGCCTCGACAAGGTGACGTACAACGCCCGGGCCATGCTCGAGGCCGCCCACGCCACCGATATCCCGGTGCACGCCGGATGCGACCGCCCGCTGGTGCAGCCTCTGGACACCGCCGCGTCGATCCACGGCGAGACCGGCCTCGACGGCGTCGAGCTGCCCAAGCCCACGCGCCCGCTCGACAAGGGCCACGCCGTCAATTGGATCATCGACACGATCATGAGCAACGAGCCCGGCACCATCACACTGGTTCCCACCGGCCCGCTGACCAACATCGCCATGGCGGCCCGCATGGAACCGCGCATCGTCGAGCGTGTCAAGGAAGTCGTGCTCATGGGCGGCGGCTACCACGTCGGCAACTGGAGCGCCGTCGCGGAGTTCAACATCAAGGTCGACCCCGAGGCCGCGCATGTGGTCTTCAACGAGCCTTGGCCCGTCACCATGGTCGGCCTCGACCTCACCCACCAGGCGCTGTGCACCCCCGCGGTGCAGAAGCGCATCGAGGGCCTGGGCACCGACCTGTCGTCCATCGTCTGCGGCCTGATGAACTTCTTCCGCAAGTCCTATCAGGACAACCAGGACTTCGTCGATCCGCCGGTGCACGATCCCTGCACCGTCGCCTACCTGATCGACCCCGACATCGTCAAGACCCGTCGTTGCCCGGTGGACATCGAGCTGCGCGGCGAGCTGACCCAGGGCATGACCGTGGCCGATCTGCGTGGCCCCGAGCCGAGCGCCGAGGAGTGCCACACGCAAGTGGCCGTCAAGCTGGACTTCGAAGGCTTCTGGAATCTGATTATTGACGCGATCAAGAGGATTGGTTGA
- a CDS encoding F0F1 ATP synthase subunit epsilon → MAGSQSSMQVNIVAADRPLWSGAARSVTIPASEGGMGILPDHEPILTVIKEGTVSAVDTDGNRHSFDVSDGFISFDSNRLTVAVERGEEPKAKAESVV, encoded by the coding sequence ATGGCAGGGTCACAGTCTTCCATGCAGGTGAACATCGTCGCGGCCGACCGTCCCTTGTGGAGTGGTGCGGCCAGGTCCGTCACCATCCCCGCGAGCGAGGGTGGCATGGGCATTCTGCCTGACCATGAGCCGATTCTGACGGTCATCAAGGAGGGCACGGTCTCCGCGGTCGACACCGACGGCAACCGTCACTCGTTTGATGTCTCCGACGGTTTCATCTCCTTCGACTCCAACAGGCTCACCGTCGCGGTCGAGCGTGGCGAGGAGCCCAAGGCGAAGGCCGAGTCGGTGGTGTGA
- the atpD gene encoding F0F1 ATP synthase subunit beta codes for MAENESTAQSTAASEKPTIDPSAGRITRVQGSVIDVEFPAGHLPDIYNALKVKIGNEGDTEGETVKEITLEVEQHLGDSTVRCVALKPTDGLVRGESVQDTGGPIEVPVGDVTKGHVFDVTGNILNKKPDETIKVKERWSIHRNPPAFDQLESRTKMFETGIKVIDLLTPYVEGGKIGLFGGAGVGKTVLIQEMIQRVAQNHGGVSVFAGVGERTREGNDLIGEMDDAGVLEKTALVFGQMDEPPGTRLRVPLTALTMAEYFRDVQNQDVLLFIDNIFRFTQAGSEVSTLLGRMPSAVGYQPNLADEMGSLQERITSTRGHSITSLQAIYVPADDYTDPAPATTFAHLDATTELARDIASKGIYPAVDPLSSTSRILDPRYVGQEHYDTANRVKAILQRNKELQDIIALIGIDELGEEDKTTVNRARKIQQFLGQNFYVAKKFTGLEGSYVPADETVEAFKRICDGVYDEVPEQAFSGIGGIDDLEHKWHDMQKEYGA; via the coding sequence ATGGCTGAAAACGAGTCAACAGCTCAGTCCACAGCGGCTTCCGAAAAGCCGACGATCGATCCGAGCGCCGGGCGCATCACACGCGTCCAGGGCTCCGTCATCGACGTCGAGTTTCCGGCTGGCCACCTGCCCGACATCTACAATGCCCTGAAAGTCAAGATCGGCAACGAAGGCGACACCGAAGGCGAGACCGTCAAGGAGATCACCCTTGAGGTCGAGCAGCATCTCGGCGACTCCACCGTCCGCTGCGTCGCGTTGAAGCCAACCGACGGCCTGGTCCGTGGCGAGAGCGTTCAGGACACGGGCGGCCCCATCGAGGTGCCGGTCGGCGACGTGACCAAGGGCCATGTCTTCGATGTCACGGGCAACATCCTGAACAAGAAGCCCGACGAGACGATCAAGGTCAAGGAGCGTTGGTCTATCCACCGCAATCCTCCGGCCTTCGACCAGCTCGAGAGCCGCACCAAGATGTTCGAGACGGGCATCAAGGTCATCGATCTGCTCACCCCGTACGTCGAGGGCGGCAAGATTGGCCTCTTCGGCGGCGCGGGCGTTGGCAAGACCGTGCTGATCCAGGAGATGATCCAGCGCGTGGCGCAGAACCACGGCGGCGTCTCCGTGTTCGCCGGCGTTGGCGAGCGTACCCGTGAGGGCAACGACCTGATCGGCGAGATGGACGACGCGGGCGTTCTGGAGAAGACTGCGTTGGTCTTCGGCCAGATGGATGAGCCCCCGGGGACCCGTCTGCGCGTGCCGCTCACGGCCCTGACGATGGCCGAGTACTTCCGCGACGTGCAGAACCAGGACGTGCTGCTCTTCATCGACAACATCTTCCGCTTCACGCAGGCCGGCTCAGAGGTCTCCACGCTGCTCGGGCGTATGCCTTCCGCAGTGGGCTACCAGCCGAACCTGGCCGATGAGATGGGCTCCCTGCAGGAGCGCATCACCTCGACCCGTGGCCACTCGATCACCTCGCTCCAGGCCATCTACGTGCCTGCCGACGATTACACCGATCCGGCCCCGGCCACCACGTTCGCCCATTTGGACGCGACCACCGAGCTCGCTCGTGACATCGCCTCCAAGGGCATCTACCCGGCCGTCGACCCGCTGTCGTCCACCTCGCGAATCCTCGATCCGCGCTACGTGGGCCAGGAGCACTACGACACCGCGAACCGCGTCAAGGCGATTCTGCAGCGCAACAAGGAGCTCCAGGACATCATCGCCCTGATCGGCATCGACGAGCTCGGCGAAGAGGACAAGACCACCGTCAACCGCGCGCGCAAGATCCAGCAGTTCCTGGGTCAGAACTTCTACGTGGCGAAGAAGTTCACCGGCCTGGAGGGCTCGTACGTGCCCGCCGACGAGACCGTTGAGGCCTTCAAGCGCATCTGCGACGGCGTCTATGACGAGGTGCCGGAGCAGGCGTTCTCGGGCATCGGCGGCATCGACGACCTCGAGCACAAGTGGCATGACATGCAGAAGGAATACGGTGCGTGA
- a CDS encoding F0F1 ATP synthase subunit gamma, with amino-acid sequence MASQLALKSRINSTTSLGKIFNAQEMIASSHIAKARTVALNAKPYSDAISDAVQALAAHTDIDHPIVRKKESNPRVAVLALTADRGMAGAYTSSIIRETESLLDRLDGAGKKPELYVYGRRGVSYYKYRNRDISETWEGDSDHPGVRIAEEIADRLLADYMKPASEGGVSELYIVFTEFVNMVVQKVRVLRMLPVQVVRTGTAESVVADDDASDAKPKSGDKDGETSPLYAFEPSLDQVLDAILPKYVQSRIHECLLTSAASETASRQNAMHTATDNANNLIDDLTRQLNASRQASITQELTEIISSADALNKEEE; translated from the coding sequence ATGGCTTCGCAACTCGCATTAAAATCACGAATCAATTCCACGACGTCGTTGGGGAAGATCTTCAACGCGCAGGAGATGATCGCGTCTTCGCACATCGCCAAGGCACGCACTGTGGCTTTGAATGCGAAGCCCTACAGTGACGCGATTTCGGATGCGGTGCAGGCGTTGGCCGCCCACACGGACATCGATCACCCCATCGTTCGCAAGAAGGAAAGCAACCCACGTGTCGCGGTCCTGGCCCTGACGGCCGACCGTGGCATGGCCGGCGCCTACACCTCTTCGATCATCAGGGAGACCGAGTCGCTGCTCGACCGCCTCGACGGGGCCGGCAAGAAGCCCGAGCTCTACGTCTACGGCCGTCGCGGCGTCTCCTATTACAAGTACCGGAACCGTGACATCTCCGAGACTTGGGAAGGCGACAGCGACCACCCCGGTGTGCGTATCGCCGAGGAGATCGCCGACCGCCTCCTGGCCGACTACATGAAGCCGGCGAGCGAGGGCGGCGTCTCCGAGCTCTACATCGTGTTCACCGAATTCGTGAACATGGTGGTGCAGAAGGTGCGCGTGCTGCGCATGCTGCCGGTCCAGGTCGTCAGGACCGGGACCGCCGAGAGCGTGGTGGCCGACGATGACGCCTCCGACGCCAAGCCGAAGTCGGGCGACAAGGACGGCGAGACCTCGCCGCTCTACGCCTTCGAGCCGAGCCTCGACCAGGTGTTGGACGCGATTCTGCCGAAGTACGTGCAGTCGCGCATCCATGAATGCCTGCTGACCTCGGCCGCCTCGGAGACCGCGAGCCGGCAGAACGCCATGCACACGGCGACCGACAACGCCAACAACCTGATCGACGACCTGACCCGCCAGCTCAACGCTTCTCGCCAGGCTTCGATCACACAGGAACTTACTGAGATTATCAGCAGCGCAGACGCGCTGAACAAAGAGGAAGAGTAG
- the atpA gene encoding F0F1 ATP synthase subunit alpha, producing the protein MAELTIDPTAVRKALDEFVESYQPSDTPTQEVGYVATAGDGIAHVTGLPGCMANELLTFEDGTLGLAFNLDPREIGVVILGDFAGIEEGQEVRRTGEVLSVPVGDGYLGRTVDPLGKPIDGLGEIKSEGRRILEAQAPDVMHRQPVVEPLSTGLKAIDAMTPIGRGQRQLIIGDRQTGKTAIAIDAILNQKSNWESGDPKKQVRCIYVAVGQKGSTIASVRQSLEEAGAMEYTTIVASPASDSAGFKYIAPYTGSAIGQHWMYNGKHVLIVFDDLSKQAEAYRSISLLLRRPPGREAYPGDVFYLHSRLLERCAKLSDDLGGGSMTGLPIVETKANDVSAYIPTNVISITDGQIFLQSDLFNANQRPAVDVGISVSRVGGAAQTKALKKVSGTLKISLAQYRSLQSFAMFASDLDAASKAQLTRGARLTELLKQPQFSPYSMEQEVVSVWAGTHGKLDDLEIADVLPFEKGLLDYVDHNTDILKTIRDTGNFTDETEKALDDAVEEFRKTYVTKAGKPLVAKKSDPEFTPAKVEQEKIVAGDK; encoded by the coding sequence ATGGCAGAACTTACCATTGATCCCACCGCGGTGCGAAAGGCCCTCGACGAGTTCGTCGAGTCGTATCAGCCCAGCGACACCCCCACCCAAGAGGTGGGCTATGTCGCCACGGCTGGCGATGGCATCGCACACGTGACGGGACTGCCTGGTTGCATGGCCAACGAGCTGCTGACGTTTGAGGACGGCACCCTCGGCCTGGCTTTCAACCTTGATCCCCGTGAAATCGGCGTGGTGATCCTCGGCGACTTCGCAGGCATCGAGGAGGGCCAGGAGGTACGGCGCACCGGTGAGGTGCTCTCCGTGCCGGTGGGTGACGGCTATCTCGGACGCACGGTGGACCCGCTGGGCAAGCCAATCGACGGCCTCGGCGAGATCAAGAGCGAGGGCCGCAGAATTCTTGAGGCGCAGGCGCCCGACGTGATGCATCGTCAGCCCGTCGTCGAGCCTCTTTCAACAGGCCTGAAGGCCATCGACGCGATGACGCCGATCGGCCGCGGCCAGCGCCAGCTCATCATCGGCGACCGCCAGACCGGCAAGACCGCCATCGCGATCGACGCGATCCTCAACCAGAAGAGCAACTGGGAGAGCGGCGACCCGAAGAAGCAGGTGCGCTGCATTTACGTCGCGGTCGGCCAGAAGGGTTCCACCATCGCCTCCGTGCGCCAGAGCCTCGAGGAGGCCGGTGCGATGGAGTACACGACGATCGTGGCCAGCCCGGCGTCCGATTCCGCTGGCTTCAAGTACATCGCCCCCTACACCGGCTCGGCCATCGGCCAGCACTGGATGTACAACGGCAAGCACGTCCTCATCGTCTTCGACGACCTGTCGAAGCAGGCCGAGGCCTACCGTTCGATCTCCCTGCTGCTGCGTCGCCCGCCGGGGCGTGAGGCCTACCCGGGTGATGTGTTCTACCTGCACTCCCGTCTGCTCGAGCGCTGCGCCAAGCTCTCCGATGACCTTGGTGGCGGCTCCATGACCGGTCTGCCGATCGTCGAGACGAAGGCGAACGACGTGTCCGCCTACATCCCCACGAACGTCATCTCCATCACCGACGGCCAGATCTTCCTGCAGTCAGACCTGTTCAACGCCAACCAGCGCCCCGCAGTGGACGTTGGCATCTCGGTCTCCCGCGTCGGTGGCGCGGCCCAGACCAAGGCGCTGAAGAAGGTCTCCGGCACTCTGAAGATCTCCCTGGCCCAGTACCGCTCGCTGCAGTCCTTCGCGATGTTCGCCTCCGATCTGGATGCGGCGTCCAAGGCTCAGCTGACCCGTGGCGCCAGGCTCACCGAGCTGTTGAAGCAGCCGCAGTTCTCTCCTTATTCGATGGAGCAAGAGGTTGTCTCCGTCTGGGCGGGCACCCACGGCAAGCTTGACGACCTCGAGATCGCCGACGTCCTGCCCTTCGAAAAGGGCCTGCTCGACTATGTCGACCACAACACCGACATCCTCAAGACCATCCGCGACACCGGCAACTTCACCGACGAGACCGAAAAGGCTCTCGATGATGCCGTCGAGGAGTTCCGCAAGACCTACGTCACCAAGGCCGGCAAGCCACTGGTGGCCAAGAAGAGCGATCCGGAATTCACGCCCGCGAAGGTCGAGCAGGAAAAGATCGTGGCGGGAGATAAGTGA
- a CDS encoding F0F1 ATP synthase subunit delta has translation MRGEASLSADRESRDSLAPKLKGAGADAWRIGEDLFVVTNLLDHDVQVERSLTDPSRPSADKVALIKAIVGSKAHPVTVEILADLVSRRWSKVGDIANATEDFGVDAMMYYADCTDATLEVSIQLAEIHSAMLKMSVLRSELSDQYTPAQARVDLLRKALTGSKLNKVTMRLAEHAAANPRRRRFLQTVQWLVGKFSRHMGQSMVTVTTATPLNDTQVEKLARHYTKQVGRPVHINSVVDPAVLGGMRVQVGDDVTDNTVAAQLEQLHRTVKAQV, from the coding sequence ATGCGAGGAGAGGCATCATTGAGCGCGGACCGCGAGTCTCGTGACTCGCTGGCCCCCAAGCTCAAGGGCGCTGGCGCCGACGCCTGGCGCATCGGGGAGGATTTGTTTGTGGTTACCAACCTCCTGGACCACGATGTGCAGGTGGAGCGTTCGCTCACGGATCCATCCAGGCCGTCGGCCGACAAGGTGGCGTTGATCAAGGCCATCGTCGGCTCCAAGGCGCACCCGGTCACCGTTGAGATTCTGGCTGATCTGGTCTCCCGCAGGTGGAGCAAGGTGGGCGATATCGCCAACGCCACCGAGGATTTCGGCGTGGACGCGATGATGTATTACGCGGATTGCACCGACGCCACGCTTGAGGTCTCCATCCAGCTCGCCGAGATCCATTCGGCCATGCTGAAGATGTCCGTGCTGCGTTCGGAGCTTTCCGACCAATACACTCCCGCCCAGGCCCGCGTCGATCTGTTGCGCAAGGCCCTCACCGGTTCGAAGCTCAACAAGGTGACCATGCGCTTGGCGGAGCACGCGGCGGCCAATCCCCGTCGGCGTCGCTTCCTGCAGACCGTGCAGTGGCTCGTCGGCAAGTTCTCGCGGCATATGGGCCAGTCGATGGTCACCGTCACCACGGCCACCCCGCTCAACGACACCCAGGTGGAGAAGCTCGCCAGGCATTACACCAAGCAGGTGGGCCGCCCGGTCCACATCAATTCCGTGGTCGATCCCGCGGTGCTTGGCGGCATGCGCGTGCAGGTGGGCGACGACGTTACCGACAACACGGTGGCCGCACAGCTTGAGCAGCTTCATCGCACGGTCAAGGCGCAGGTGTGA
- a CDS encoding F0F1 ATP synthase subunit B, with protein MTLADGGIQLFIPKVYDIVWSLIILVIVALFFYKFFMPKFNAIFDERAEKIEGNISKAKKAKDDADAAKKKYEDQLNQARVDASKITDDARNEATKIISDAHTRADSEAAQIAANAQRSIASQQQQAMVSLKGQVGTLATALAGKILGTKLQDGDVQKGMLDQMIDGLDKTSENK; from the coding sequence ATGACACTTGCGGACGGCGGCATTCAACTGTTCATTCCCAAGGTCTACGACATTGTGTGGTCCCTGATCATTCTCGTTATCGTCGCGCTGTTCTTCTACAAGTTCTTCATGCCCAAGTTCAATGCGATCTTCGATGAGCGTGCCGAGAAGATCGAGGGCAACATCTCCAAGGCCAAGAAGGCCAAGGACGATGCGGACGCGGCCAAGAAGAAATATGAGGACCAGCTCAACCAGGCCCGCGTCGACGCGTCGAAGATAACCGACGACGCGCGCAACGAGGCCACGAAGATCATCTCCGACGCGCACACCCGCGCCGACTCGGAGGCCGCCCAGATCGCCGCCAACGCGCAGCGTTCCATCGCCTCGCAGCAGCAGCAGGCCATGGTGAGCCTCAAGGGGCAGGTGGGCACTTTGGCCACCGCCCTCGCGGGCAAGATCCTCGGCACCAAGCTGCAGGATGGCGACGTGCAGAAGGGCATGCTCGACCAGATGATCGACGGGCTCGACAAGACGAGCGAGAACAAGTAA
- the atpE gene encoding ATP synthase F0 subunit C: protein MDIITLAEVAGNLSVIGYGLATIGPGIGLGILFGKAMESTARQPEMSGKIQTIMFIGLALVELLGLLGFVALLIK from the coding sequence ATGGACATCATCACCCTCGCAGAGGTTGCAGGCAACCTGAGCGTCATCGGTTACGGTCTCGCCACCATCGGACCAGGCATCGGCCTCGGCATCCTCTTCGGCAAGGCCATGGAATCCACGGCCCGCCAGCCTGAGATGAGCGGCAAGATCCAGACGATCATGTTCATCGGCCTGGCTCTCGTCGAGCTGCTCGGTCTGCTCGGCTTCGTGGCGCTGCTCATCAAGTAG
- the atpB gene encoding F0F1 ATP synthase subunit A, translating to MMETVGTSLLLASGSGPEIPTVNDFLPPEILFQGTPFAINRIILIRLVATVVLLLVLGITAARAKLIPGRWQGLIEYGIDFVRNNVVYETMGELRGRRYVPMIATLFFTIFVFNLFGIIPGANMAATATVTMPLVFAIWVLVQYWVAACREKGFFRYIRDECFTPGVPWPIYILLAPIQLLELLVIRPASLTIRLFANMISGHLVLATCLAFAQYWMIDAANKFVGIPVGGLWFVGGFVMTLFEAFIAFLQAYVFAILATVYINLSYPDE from the coding sequence ATGATGGAAACGGTCGGCACGAGTCTGTTGCTGGCGTCCGGGTCAGGTCCCGAGATCCCAACCGTCAACGACTTCCTGCCTCCTGAGATCCTCTTCCAAGGCACGCCATTCGCCATCAACCGCATCATTCTCATCCGGTTGGTCGCCACGGTCGTGCTGCTGCTGGTCCTGGGCATCACCGCCGCGCGCGCCAAGCTCATCCCCGGCCGCTGGCAGGGCCTCATCGAGTACGGCATCGATTTCGTGCGCAACAACGTCGTCTACGAGACGATGGGCGAGCTTCGTGGCCGCCGTTACGTGCCGATGATCGCCACCCTCTTCTTCACCATCTTCGTCTTCAACCTCTTCGGCATCATCCCGGGCGCCAACATGGCCGCCACGGCCACGGTCACCATGCCGCTGGTCTTCGCCATCTGGGTGCTCGTGCAGTATTGGGTCGCCGCCTGCCGTGAGAAGGGCTTCTTCCGCTACATCCGCGACGAATGCTTCACCCCGGGTGTGCCGTGGCCCATCTACATCCTGCTGGCCCCGATTCAGCTGCTCGAGCTGCTGGTCATCCGTCCGGCCTCGCTGACCATTCGACTTTTCGCCAACATGATCTCCGGCCATTTGGTCCTGGCGACCTGCCTGGCGTTCGCGCAGTACTGGATGATCGACGCGGCCAACAAGTTCGTCGGCATCCCGGTGGGCGGCCTCTGGTTCGTCGGTGGTTTCGTGATGACCCTCTTCGAGGCGTTCATCGCCTTCCTGCAGGCCTACGTGTTCGCGATTCTCGCCACGGTCTATATCAACCTGAGCTATCCGGACGAGTGA
- the metA gene encoding homoserine O-succinyltransferase, which yields MPIRIPSGLPARAILDSERIFALERPDAEEQQIRPLRLVILNLMPKKIETETQLLRLISKSPLQVEIDFMKTSTHESTHVSADHLLKFYENLDAFADNYYDGLVVTGAPVEQMDFEQVDYWDELTSIFDWAQSHVFSTMYLCWGAMAGLYHRYGVRKVDYDQKIFGVFPQFLQDEYCFITNGFDEISLQPHSRLAGVNESDVAQNPDLQVLTWGPESGPGLIAARDFSEVFALGHWEYGKYTLRDEYERDMVKGLKNVPFPKNYFPHDDPKLEPLFSWRAHANLLWRNWLNWVYQTTPYDLSEVPHLRAQKRLGTDRAIRHEPGSPREDGFKPVERDGYGLIRR from the coding sequence ATGCCTATCAGGATTCCCAGTGGTTTGCCAGCCCGCGCCATACTCGATTCGGAGCGGATTTTCGCGCTCGAGCGCCCCGACGCCGAGGAGCAGCAGATCCGCCCGCTGCGCTTGGTCATCCTCAACCTCATGCCCAAGAAAATCGAGACCGAGACCCAGCTGCTGCGCCTGATCTCGAAGTCGCCGCTCCAGGTGGAAATCGATTTCATGAAGACCTCCACCCACGAATCCACCCACGTCAGCGCCGACCATCTGCTCAAGTTCTACGAGAACCTCGACGCCTTCGCCGACAACTATTACGACGGCCTCGTGGTCACCGGCGCCCCTGTGGAGCAAATGGATTTCGAGCAGGTGGATTATTGGGATGAGCTCACATCGATTTTCGACTGGGCGCAATCCCACGTGTTCTCCACGATGTACCTGTGCTGGGGCGCGATGGCCGGCCTCTATCACCGCTACGGCGTGCGCAAGGTCGACTACGACCAGAAGATCTTCGGCGTCTTCCCACAATTCCTGCAGGACGAATACTGCTTCATCACAAACGGCTTCGACGAGATCTCGCTGCAGCCTCACTCCCGCCTCGCCGGCGTCAACGAAAGCGACGTCGCCCAAAACCCCGACCTGCAGGTGCTCACCTGGGGCCCGGAATCCGGCCCCGGCCTCATCGCGGCGCGTGATTTCTCGGAGGTCTTCGCGCTGGGTCACTGGGAGTATGGCAAATACACGTTGCGCGACGAGTACGAGCGCGACATGGTCAAAGGCCTGAAAAACGTGCCGTTCCCGAAGAACTATTTCCCGCACGACGATCCTAAACTCGAGCCGCTTTTCTCGTGGCGTGCGCATGCGAACCTCTTGTGGCGCAACTGGCTCAACTGGGTCTACCAGACCACGCCCTATGACCTTTCCGAGGTGCCGCACCTTCGCGCGCAGAAGCGCCTAGGCACCGACCGCGCCATCCGTCACGAGCCTGGCTCCCCGAGAGAAGACGGTTTCAAACCGGTGGAGCGCGACGGGTACGGGTTGATCAGGCGTTGA